A single Sander lucioperca isolate FBNREF2018 chromosome 24, SLUC_FBN_1.2, whole genome shotgun sequence DNA region contains:
- the slitrk6 gene encoding SLIT and NTRK-like protein 6, translated as MLPCIIFIGLFLTAARSQDIHPSQASSSISESCDSLCSCEEKDGILHLNCEQRNISKISQIKVPSGVPFHLNLYKNDLVELRAEEMEGLKNALSLHIGGNSIQELEPGVFSTLGSLKKLHINSNFLITLKEDTFQGLVNLEFLQADTNFIRVIEPGAFNKLIRLKVLILNDNSIEFLPNNIFRFVPLTHLDLRGNKLQTLPYVGFLEHIGRIMELLLEDNDWVCDCDILHLKIWMENMRAQSAIGDVVCSTPHHLKGTILAKVKRDVLCPSHADINLEEPSKSLDMVVTPSSKVSQSPKLIDAKDDAKVPTPSHIPGSPCVEHCSCHNHPVAGFLMHCQDRGIQKVSDIGILQQSPTKLVMTGNMIQKLLKYDFVTYDSLELLNLANNRIDYIDNETFLSLGSLKKLYLNGNRIEKLFSTMFVGLHNLEYLYLEYNLIKEIAPGTFNPLPNLKLLSLNNNLLSSLPAQIFRNVPLTKLNLRKNLLMHLPVSNVLDQLDSLEQIYLEDNPWDCSCDLLSLKQWVEKLRKDTVVGSILCHTPKKVMQAELRSLRHEMLCAGLGTYHPMSPGGEESVTATLGPDSPGKGLFSSLTNTVPLSVLILSLLMFVLMIIFCSAGLVVFVVHRRRRRAKKKAAEEQPRENSSSSPIHLHYSMYGQKTTHHTLTQRTGSAALYEERSHSPVVQICRNPTYCSQHKEHDADLDYGLDEPGPKHHVCRSIMEKENTSPLTGIPGSKFRPMTGECPAEFITLGNPNSLYRNILEREKELQQLGITEYLRKNMPQLQSAVDMQVPGHQEELKLMETIMYSRPRKVMLEQTQNEYFELKANLHTEPDYLEVLEHQTAFN; from the coding sequence ATGCTGCCCTGCATCATTTTCATCGGCTTGTTTCTCACCGCGGCCCGATCCCAAGACATCCATCCCTCGCAGGCATCATCCTCTATAAGTGAGTCTTGTGACTCCTTGTGCTCCTGCGAGGAAAAAGATGGCATTCTTCATCTCAACTGTGAGCAGAGAAACATCAGCAAAATCTCCCAAATCAAAGTCCCGTCAGGTGTGCCCTTCCATCTGAACCTTTACAAAAATGACTTGGTTGAGCTCCGCGCAGAGGAAATGGAAGGGCTTAAGAATGCCCTTTCGCTGCACATTGGGGGTAATAGCATTCAAGAGCTGGAACCAGGGGTCTTTAGCACTCTCGGCTCACTGAAAAAGCTACACATAAATAGCAATTTCCTCATCACTCTGAAAGAGGACACTTTTCAAGGCCTGGTGAATTTGGAGTTTCTCCAAGCTGACACAAATTTCATTCGGGTCATCGAGCCCGGGGCCTTCAACAAACTTATCCGCCTCAAGGTCCTCATCCTCAATGATAATTCCATCGAGTTTTTACCCAACAACATTTTCCGGTTCGTGCCCCTCACCCACCTGGACTTACGTGGCAACAAGCTCCAGACGCTGCCTTATGTCGGGTTTTTGGAGCACATCGGACGGATAATGGAACTTCTCCTGGAAGACAATGACTGGGTCTGTGACTGTGATATTTTGCATCTAAAAATCTGGATGGAGAACATGAGGGCCCAGTCAGCAATCGGGGATGTGGTCTGCAGCACACCACATCATCTTAAGGGGACCATTCTGGCTAAAGTCAAACGGGATGTTCTCTGCCCGTCCCATGCAGATATTAACCTGGAGGAGCCGTCAAAGTCACTGGATATGGTTGTTACTCCCTCATCTAAAGTGTCTCAGAGTCCCAAGTTGATCGACGCCAAAGATGATGCAAAGGTACCGACACCGTCTCACATTCCTGGCAGTCCTTGTGTGGAGCACTGTTCTTGTCACAATCACCCTGTGGCTGGGTTTTTGATGCATTGTCAAGACAGAGGAATTCAAAAGGTATCAGATATCGGAATACTCCAGCAAAGCCCTACTAAACTGGTCATGACAGGAAACATGATTCAGAAACTCTTGAAGTATGATTTTGTTACATATGATAGTTTAGAATTGCTCAACTTGGCGAACAACAGAATTGATTACATTGATAATGAAACTTTCCTCAGCTTGGGCAGTTTGAAAAAACTGTATTTGAATGGCAACAGAATTGAAAAACTGTTCTCCACAATGTTTGTGGGTCTCCACAACCTTGAATACCTGTATCTGGAATACAACCTTATCAAAGAGATTGCTCCAGGCACATTTAATCCCCTGCCAAACCTGAAGCTGTTGTCATTAAATAACAACCTGCTCAGCTCTCTTCCAGCGCAGATATTTCGCAATGTGCCCCTCACCAAATTAAACCTGAGGAAAAATCTACTTATGCACTTGCCAGTGAGCAACGTGCTTGATCAACTCGACTCGCTGGAGCAGATTTATTTAGAGGACAACCCCTGGGACTGCAGCTGTGACTTGCTCAGCCTCAAACAATGGGTGGAGAAACTCAGAAAGGACACAGTGGTGGGCTCCATTTTGTGTCACACCCCAAAGAAAGTGATGCAGGCTGAACTCAGAAGCCTCCGTCATGAGATGCTCTGCGCCGGGTTAGGGACCTACCACCCTATGTCCCCAGGTGGGGAGGAGAGCGTGACAGCCACTCTTGGGCCTGACAGCCCTGGCAAAGGTTTGTTTAGCTCACTCACGAACACTGTTCCACTCTCTGTGCTCATCCTAAGCCTTCTTATGTTTGTCCTCATGATTATATTCTGCTCAGCCGGACTGGTGGTGTTTGTGGTGCACCGGCGGCGCAGAAGGGCAAAGAAAAaagcagcagaggagcagcccAGAGAAAACAGCAGCAGTAGTCCCATTCACTTACATTACAGCATGTACGGGCAGAAAACCACACACCACACTCTGACACAAAGAACAGGGTCCGCCGCTCTGTACGAAGAGAGATCCCATAGTCCTGTTGTGCAGATCTGTCGCAACCCCACCTACTGCTCCCAGCACAAGGAGCATGACGCAGATTTGGATTATGGCCTCGACGAACCCGGCCCCAAGCATCACGTCTGCCGGAGCatcatggagaaggagaacacTTCTCCACTCACAGGAATCCCTGGCTCAAAGTTCCGACCCATGACTGGAGAGTGCCCCGCAGAGTTCATCACTCTCGGGAACCCCAACTCCCTGTACAGGAACATTctggagagggagaaggagctgcagcagcttgGAATAACGGAGTACCTAAGGAAAAACATGCCCCAGCTTCAGTCTGCTGTAGACATGCAGGTCCCGGGGCACCAGGAGGAGCTAAAGCTAATGGAGACAATAATGTACTCAAGACCACGCAAGGTCATGCTTGAGCAAACTCAGAACGAGTACTTTGAACTTAAGGCTAACTTGCATACTGAGCCAGACTACTTGGAGGTTCTGGAGCATCAAACTGCATTTAACTGA